GCAGATCGCGCCGCAGCTCCTTGCCTGCTCCGCTCGCTCCCGACTTGCAGTCGCAGATCACGCCGCGCCCGGCGGCAATCCAGCCGGCTTTGGCGAGCGGGCGCAGCGCCAGAATCACGCTGGTCGCGTAGCAGCCGGGATTGGCGACCAGTTGGGCCCCGGAAATGTCGCTGCGGTAGAGTTCCGGCAGGCCGTAGACGGCCCGCTCGAGCCACGCCGCGGGCGCCGCCGGCTGCTTGTACCAGGAGGTGAAAGTCTCCCCCGCGCGGAAGCGGAAGGCCCCGCTCAAATCCACGACGCGCAGCCCCGCTTCGGTGAGCGCCGGGGCCAGCTCCCGCGAAGCCTCGTGCGGCGTCGCCAGGAACGCAGTACCTGCGCCGCTCTCAACGATGGCCTCCGCGGATAGCGCGCGCACCGGGGCATCGCTCCAGCCGCGGAACTGCGGAAAAAGCTCGCCCAGGCACTTGGCCCCGGCCGTGTCGCGCAGGTAGAAGACCGGCTGGCGCACGGCGGGGTGGCGCAGCAGAATGCGCGCCAGCTCCAGGCCGGTGTAGCCGGACACCCCCGCGACCGCGACTTGGTGCGGGTCTCTCATTTCGTCATCTGCGCTTCAATCTTTTTCTGCAG
This region of Terriglobia bacterium genomic DNA includes:
- the argC gene encoding N-acetyl-gamma-glutamyl-phosphate reductase, whose amino-acid sequence is MRDPHQVAVAGVSGYTGLELARILLRHPAVRQPVFYLRDTAGAKCLGELFPQFRGWSDAPVRALSAEAIVESGAGTAFLATPHEASRELAPALTEAGLRVVDLSGAFRFRAGETFTSWYKQPAAPAAWLERAVYGLPELYRSDISGAQLVANPGCYATSVILALRPLAKAGWIAAGRGVICDCKSGASGAGKELRRDLQFVEVDENFRAYGLFAHRHTPEILEHTGLAGPQVMFSTHLLPLARGILSTMYVWLDAPKQAAQIEELYRKFYAGRPMVRLWPAGQLPELQHVAHTNFCDLGFALDSGGERLIVVSCLDNLGKGAAGQAVQNFNHMLGIEEQTALQ